gccttacTACGGGAAATAACTAACAATTTTTACTTGCTTGCATAAAATGGCAAAGAGTTTATTAGTGCTTCGAAAGAAGATTTAAAGGAAATGGACAAGTTCCAAAGCACGATGGACCAATTTTAGAGCAATTTGAAGGAGATGAGTGCCATGTTGAATGCACTGGCACAAATGTCTCGAAGATCGATGATAGATACCATCAAAGGATCTTGAATAGAAGTACCAGAGGCCAAATGTTATAGGGGTGCCTGCGATGCTAAGGGATTGGATAACTTCATTTTTGACCAAGAACACTATTTTAAAGGTTCACAGATTGAAGTGGAAAGGACAAAGTAGACATTACGATAGTATACCTTTACAACGATGCCAATAAGTTGTGGTGGAGAACCAAATGTTAGGACATCCAAAACAATCGATGCATTTTTAATACTCGAGAGGAACTAAAACAAGTTTTGAAAGAACAATTTTACCTGGAAAATGTGGAGGAGATTATGCGTTGCAAGGTGTATAACCTACAATAAAAAAACTCGATAAGGGGTTCTATAGGAGAGTTCGAGGCCTTAATGCTTGACATTAAACGTATGACTGAATCTGATAAACTATTTCATTTCCTCTAAGGACTCAAGACATAGCCAAAGAATGAGCTACGGAGGCAAGGGGTTCATGACTCTACCATTGCATTGATCGAATGGTTAGATGGTTTCTTACAAATTTCTATAAAGAGGAAAAACCTAGCTTCTACCAATAATAAACAAAAGCCTGACAAGATGAATAGACTTGTCAGTGGGTGCAACAACAAGGCACCGAATAATTTTGGAAGAGAGAGAAGGCCCTCCAAAACTAGAGAATCAAGGGGCGATTATATAAGGAGTGGGGAGAACTGACCACTGATTTCTTGTTTCCTCTACATAAGGCCTCATTAGGCAGCTGAATTTCCTGAATAGAAGGCCCTAATCGCCTTGAAAGCCTTTCAAGAGCGAATAGAAACCTCGAAAGTAGACCCAAGGGAGGAATGGGTTATGGTAGGGCCCTTATGGTTGCTTGCCAGATGGGTTTGTGGTTGAAGACAATAAACTTCACAATGGCACCCTCTGATGACTTTGATGTGGTTTTGGGTATGGATTTCCTCAAGATTACTCGATCGGTACCGATCCCTTTTGTCGGTTGCCTTATGATGATGAGAGATACCCCTTATACCATGCTAGTAGCCCAAAGCActataaaagaaaagaaactgCTTTTAAACCTCCAATTTAAAAAGGAATTTAAAAGGAGAGAACCTTCATTTGTGATGTTGCTTGTAGATTCAGGCGGTGAAGAACTAGACGTGTGTCCAACGGAGATCAGAGAAGTGTTAGAAGAGTTTAAAGAAGTGATCCTAGAATAGCTTCCTAGGGTTTTACCACCTTGACGTCAGATAAATCATGAAATTGAACTTCACCCTAGAGTAAAACCTTCGGCTTGtgcaccgtatagaatggcaccactTGAGCTAGTTGAACTCTAAAGACAATTGAACAAGCTATTGGAAGCAGGGTTCATTTGGCCATTAAAAACACCTTTTAGAGCCCCTAttttgttttagaaaaaaaaaaatggaagtctTTGACTTTATATGGATTGTCAAGCTTTCAACAAAGTGactattcataaaaaaaaaaaaaaaaaaaaaaaaaatcctattctCCTAATTGCAAATTTCTTTGACTAGCTGAGTACAaccaaatattttacaaagccgGACTTTAGAGGTTTGCATACCATCAAGTGCACATTGCCAAAGGGGATGAACCAAAGACAACCTCAGTATGGAGCGtttgaattccttgttatgtctTATGGACTAACAAATTCACCTGCCACTTTTTGTACTTTAATGAATAAGGTTTTTCGAGACTACTTCGAAAAATTTGTAGTCGTCTACCTCAATAATATTATAGTACTTAGTTTGTCTCTAAATGAACACAAAGAACATCTACGTTAAGTATTTTAGAAGCTCGGTGAAAACTAGTTGCACCTAAAAGGAGATTAATGTGCTTTTGCACAGAGATTGATCAAGTTCTTAGGGCACATCATTGAAGAAAGACATATATGAATGGATTCCACTAAGGTTCAAACCATTTATGAGTGGAAACCACCAAGATCTATCAGAGCTACGTTCCTTCCTAGGACTTGCCAACTACTATATAGAAAGTTCATAGAGGGGTATTCTAGAAGAATCGTACCATTAACAGCCCTATTGAAAAATAGGGTCAAGTGGTTGTGGTCAGAAGATTGTCAATATGCTTTTGATgaattaaagaagaaaattatGGGGGATCTAGTGTTAATTTTTCTCGATTTAATGAAGCCATTCAAAGTATAGGCAAATGCACCTACTTCTGCACTAGGGAGAGTTCTTTAGCAAGAAGGCCATGCAATTGCTTTTGAAAGTCAAAAACTAATAGGTGTTAAGTCGAACAATATGACCCAAGAGAAAGAACTCCTAGTAATGGTAGACTATCTCCAAgtttggagacactatctcttGGGTTCTTGGTATGGTAAAGATGGATAACGTGGCTGCCATGCATTTCTAATCACAACTAGTGCTAACTTTGAAGCAAGCCCGTTGGCAAGAAAAAATAGATGAATTCGATTTCCACTTTAAATACAAGGCGGGGAGAAAAAATCAAGTGGCTGATACTTTGAGCAAAAAATAGAATTGGAAGCTTTGAAGTTTATAAGTCATCTATCGACAAGTAAGGCCATTCTATATATAAAAGGAACTTATAGGTTATGCTTAGGAATAGATCAATAGACCAAGGCATTGAAAAAATTAGTTTAAGAAGGGAAAATATGTCAATTTTGGATGGAAAACGATCTCTTAATAACAAAAGGAAGTTGATTGTATGTACGCAAAGTCAGGAACTTATGGAAGAGATTATTAAAAGAATGTCATGGCACTTTGTGGGCAGGACACCCGAGATGGCGACGAACTCATGCACTAATCACAAAGGGGTATTGTTGGCTACAAATGGAAGATGATGTAGTAGGGTATACAAAAACTTGTttgatttgtcaaaaagacaagGTGGAGATGAAGAAGACACCAAGATTGTTGGAGCCTTTGCTAGTGTTCATGACCAGACCATGGGAAAGTGTCTCCTTAGATTTCATTCCCTCCTTACTAAAAATGGAGGACTATGGCACAATTTTGGTGGAGATTGATCGGTTCTCAAAGTATGTGACCTTCGTGCCTATTTCAAAGCCATGTTATGCAGAAAAGATAACCTAGTTATTCTTCAAACATGTGGTATGAAGTATTGGGGAGTCTCAAAGAGCCTAATTAGCGATCAAGATGTTAGATTCACTAgtgaattttagagagaattcTTTTGTTAAATGGGATCGAGTCTCAATCTCTCCATAAGCTACCACCTACAAACAGATGACCAAACAGAATGCTTGAATGGGATGTTGGAAGAATATTTACGACATTTTGTAAACACCAATCAGAAAAATTAGGTTTCATTATTAGACACAATGCAATTTTGTTTTAATTCAATGAAATCTTCTGCAACTAATAAAAGTCCTTTTAAGATTGTGACATGTCAACAATGTAGAACATAGAAGTCACTTAGGCTTGGCTTGAAAAAGTTTCAAAGTGCATGAATAAATGAGCAGACCAAGGGCGACGACCATAACAATTTAAAGTTGGGGACTTGGTGCTAGTAAGACTCTTATGACAATATGAAGGCCCAATCATATGATAGAGAAAGTCGGACATGCATCCTATCGACTTGAACAACCAGAATGGATGAAGAGTCATAGGCGGCCATTCCATCTAGTGTTTCACGTTAGCAACTTAAAACCATTCCATGTCGATGAAGAAGACTTGAGCTAACAGAAGTGAAGGAGATTAGCCATTTCCAAGAAGAAGACTACAACCAGATATGTTGATGAGAATATCCTTGTAGATAGAGTCATCAACAAAGAAGGTTGTCATCAACAATAGTACGTGGTAAAGTGGACAGGGTTGGGAGAAGACAAAAGATCTCTAGCATGCCACCCAGAAGATTCAAGATTTCTTGAACTCCAAGATAGTGGTACTAGAATCAGAGGACTGAAAACTTCTTATAGTGAATTGACAAGGATGTTAATAAAATGATTAGGAGAGGATGTTAGGGAGTAGCAATGTAatgggatattttttttttttgggggggggggggtgtttatTAACTTTATATGTATTCTTTAGGAACTTATATTGAATATCAAATTACTTGTGTTGATGCATATAGTGTTCTTCTCTTGattgaataaaataagtagtcatttTCATCGTTGTATCTCCTTATGATGGATTGTGATGTATTTCACTAATTTATTAATGCTTTTTGTATGACTATCTCTTGCCTTTGTGAATTGTGGTTGTTTGTAATATTACTTTAATGACTGCCATGTGATTAAAGCGACTTACGTGATGCTTGTGTTTGTAAACTTGAACGTGTAATCGATTGACATGGTTGGGGGAGAGGTTTGAACGAGTGCCGCACATTCCTTACTTGAGTCATTCTTTGAGGGTCTATGTCACCTAGCCTATATGCCTTCGTATATGCTTGAGCATTTGGTTGCTTAAAAGTGAAAATATTCAATTAATGGAAATGATCCATTGAACCGGCCCGAACTTTGGTCCTGTCTATTAATTCAGTTTTAACCGAAAACTTGCCCGGGGATTAATTTGCGTGGCTGCGGGCAATGGATAGCCAGCTTACTCAACCATCAAGCCAGAAGTATCCAAATTCCCCAACGCTATCCATGCCCCTATCAATACTAGCCACTACCCGTGTGTGGCTGCAAccacatactctctctctctctctctctctctcacacacacacacacacacacacacacacacacacagtttgGGTTTACTGCATGCATTATCTGAAAATGGCATTCACAAAGGGGGCAGCTCTTCTCATCTTCCTCAACATGATGCTGCCTTTCACTGCAGCCTTCTCGTCTCATAATAAGCTCCCATTCCCTCCAAAGACTCCGGTAGCGCCGCCATCAGTTCCTTCCGCCCCAAAAAGGCCGGACAAGTGCCCAAGGGATACCCTAAAGTTTGGGGTGTGTTCAAGCTGGTTGGGGGTGGTGAATGAGGTCATTGGGGCTAAACCTAGCCAACAATGTTGCGCCCTGCTGAAAGGTCTTGCCGAACTTGAGGCCGCAGTCTGCCTGTGCACTGCCATTCAGGCCAATGTGTTGGGCGCCGCAGTCAAGCCCAACAATATACCAATCACCCTCACTTTGCTTGTTAACGCATGTGGGAAGAAGGTTCCCCAAGGCTTTCTATGCGAGTAGAAAGTCACTGCAGTTGTGTATTTAATTTGCGTGGTATTATGTTTTTGAAATCCATATATTTTTTATGTGGTTGATTATTTCatgatgatgaaatagtaagtGGGTCGACCTCTAGTACTAAGGATTAATGGGTatttttgttaattaataaaGTTCAACAATCAGTGGGCACAAAAACTTCTTGGCTTATAAATATTTGCGTTaaattaattacttttttttattagGTTTGTTCATTAATCTTTTAAGCCACAGGACTCGTCATTCATAATTGATGATGTGAAATTTGAGCTACAACATGACAATTCTTTTAactcaaattaatatatatgcaACTTCCTCTTCGTGTtaccatataataataattaagttcAAGATAATTAATCTATCTGATAGAGTAGTATAATAAATGAAACCCCATTCGAGAAATGTTTtggattttgatttttatttggcaCATTCTGGGATCCACTAATCCAAATGAATCAATGAGCTTTTGGGGCTAT
This region of Malania oleifera isolate guangnan ecotype guangnan chromosome 10, ASM2987363v1, whole genome shotgun sequence genomic DNA includes:
- the LOC131166036 gene encoding putative lipid-binding protein At4g00165 → MHYLKMAFTKGAALLIFLNMMLPFTAAFSSHNKLPFPPKTPVAPPSVPSAPKRPDKCPRDTLKFGVCSSWLGVVNEVIGAKPSQQCCALLKGLAELEAAVCLCTAIQANVLGAAVKPNNIPITLTLLVNACGKKVPQGFLCE